GAGTTCTTGACTGATTTAGTTACCCAGtcgtgtgtgaacagggagtacaggagggggtgaGCACACGCCCCGCGTGGCAgtggtgttgttgcctaccactTGGGGTCGGTtccgtcaggaaatccaggatccagttgcacatAGAGGAGTTCAGAACCAGGGCCTGAGCTcagtgacgagcttggagggtttactatggtgttgaaggctgagttgtagtcaatgagcAGTATTCACATAGGtattcacataggtattcctcttgtccaggtgggcaGCGTGGAGATCATTTTGGACGCTGTTCAAGTTGTGTAGAGTAAGGTGGAGCTGATATGGTCCTTAActcttaaagcacttcatgatgacagaggtgaagCTACAGGGTGATCGTCATTTGGTTCAGTCAGCTTGTTTAGGCACAGGAACAATGGGGGACATATTGAAACACGTGGGGCCagcggactgggatagggagagattgaatatgtccgtgaaCACTCCTGCCAGAGGATCTGCTCTTAGGACGCGGCTCTGGATGCCGTCTgagccggcagccttgcgagagttTACACGCTTGAAAGATTTACTCGAGAACCCACAATCCTCTTGGGCCTGTGTCGGTGGTCTGTGTGGTTTTTCTCGAAGcatgcaaaataaaataaaataaaataatgttttcCCAGCAAACcaggaacattcccagaacattagctAAGATTCCATTAGGTTCTAGTTAGGGTTTTTATCTAACATTAGGATAATAACATCCCAAAAACATTGAGAGAATGCTTTTGATAACAAAATAATAGTATTTAtcaaaaatgtaaatgaaatatACTTGAAATATTCTCCTAACATTCACTAAAATGTTGTAAACAACATCGGTACCAACTATTACAGAACATTGTTCAGAAGTTCTCATTAGGTTTCCAGGTTATGTAATAACATAATGTACCAGGAACGTTttcccagcaaaccaaaattggttctgtgaaaGTTCACCTTTAAAAAATGTCACCCGATATAATTAGAGACGTTTGATATGGTCCCCCCTGGTTTATTTTATATCTCTATGGGTTAGTTACTGTATGTCCAAGAAAGGTTAAAAAGGACACATCACATTCCTGATTGACCGTACTGCCATGGCTATATAGTGAAAACACAAGACAGCTTCCCTCGTGGAACAGACGAAAACAAACCTGGTTTGGGAACCAAACACTGCAGCTTCAAACCCAACATGTGCAGATTGTCAACATATGACGTGTATAAAATATGGTTGTGATTGTATGGTTACACTTAAATGCTGTTGAAATGTTCTGTGAATGAAATGAGAATGTGTCTCTATATCATCTACAAGACAATGTGAATGGTCATTAAATCTGGAGAGAAACTTCACGGGGACGTATTCCAACCTGCTTTCATTTGCTGACAATGATGTGGTGATATTAGGTAAAGCttatataatatattttataaACGTTCTTGAAATGTTCAGATGACCTCCAagaaaatgtaaaatgtatatttcgtgaacacactgtaaatggaATATTATGTTTAACCTGAAACACATATGCTATGAACTTCTTACAGCATTAAGGGAATGTCCTGTGCAGCCTAACTTTGTATGAACCTGTCTCTtgtaatgtacccacactgttcACACAATCTAAttaaatgttctgggaacctttaaagaactcaGAAACGCTCTTCTGTCAACATTCTTGCAACATCAGAGGAATGTTTTGTGTCCGCTGATACAAACATTATATGAATGGCAGCGCAACTGGACAGCTTTAGTGTTTTGGGAATCTCTTCTCATGTTTCCACAATGTTCCCACAATGTTCCCATAATGTTTTAGGAACTTATAAAGAACAAAAatatgttctgggaatgttcttgCAAATGTTCTTGCAACCTAATAGAAACATTTTAACAAGGAACACAACTGTGTTTTGGGAACATATCTTGTGTCATGTCCACACAATGTTCCCAAtacctaatgaaacattctgggacCCTTCAAtacctaatgaaacattctgggacCCTTCAAAGAGCAGAcgaaatgtgttctgggaacgttcTTTGTCACATCATGTTAATGTTTTTTTTGCACTGTAAAAGAAACATTTTAGAGTCAtccaactggacagtttttgttTTTTGGGGACATATCTTTTGTGGTGTCGCCACAATGTTTCACAGACTGTTCCCTAATGCAGGAACATTCTGGGAACATATATGTTCTGTGGTGTTCTTTGTcacaatgttgttttttttttgcactgCAGAAACTGTTCCCACAACACAGTGAAACATTTGGGAACATATCTTTTGTGGTGTCGCCACAATGCTCTCagcagactgttcccacaaccagtgaaacattctgggaacatATCCCTTTTGTGGTGTCGCCACAATGCTCTCATGCAGACTGTTCCCTTCAACGCAGTGAAACATTCTGGGACCCTTCATATCTTTTCTGGTGTCGCCACAATGCTCTCagcagactgttcccacaacacagtgaaacattctgggaacatATCTTTTGTGGTGTCGCCACAATGCTCTCagcagactgttcccacaacacagtgaaacattctgggaacatATCTTTTGTGGTGTCGCCACAATGCTCTCAGCAGTTCCCACAACACagtgaaacattctgggaacatATCTTTTGTGGTGTCCCCACAATGCTCTCagcagactgttcccacaacgcagtgaaacattctgggaactctggataagagcgtgtgctaaatgacttaaatgtaaatgtaaatatcttTTGTGGTGTCGCCACAAGGCTCTCagcagactgttcccacaacgcagtgaaacattctgggaacatATCTTTTGTGGTGTCGCCACAATGCTCTCagcagactgttcccacaacacagtgaaacattctgggaacatATCTTTTGTGGTGTCGCCACAATGCTCTCagcagactgttcccacaacacagtgaaacattctgggaacatATCTTTTGTGGTGTCGCCACAATGCTCTCagcagactgttcccacaacacagtgaaacattctgggaacatATCTTTTGTGGTGTCGCCACAATGCTCTCagcagactgttcccacaacacagtgaaacattctgggaacatATCTTTTGTGGTGTCCCCACAATGCTCTCagcagactgttcccacaacgcagtgaaacattctgggaactctggataagagcgtgtgctaaatgacttaaatgtaaatgtaaatatcttTTGTGGTGTCGCCACAAGGCTCTCagcagactgttcccacaacgcagtgaaacattctgggaacatATCTTTTGTGGTGTCGCCACAATGCTCTCagcagactgttcccacaacacagtgaaacattctgggaacatATCTTTTGTGGTGTCGCCACAATGCTCTCagcagactgttcccacaacacagtgaaacattctgggaacatATCTTTTGTGGTGTCGCCACAATGCTCTCagcagactgttcccacaacacagtgaaacattctgggaacatATCTTTTGTGGTGTCGCCACAATGCTCTCagcagactgttcccacaacacagtgaaacattctgggaacatATCTTTTGTGGTGTCCCCACAATGCTCTCagcagactgttcccacaacgcagtgaaacattctgggaactctggataagagcgtctgctaaatgacttaaatgtaaatgtaaatatcttTTGTGGTGTCGCCACAAGGCTCTCagcagactgttcccacaacgcagtgaaacattctgggaacatttcaagaagagattaaatgttttattcaccCTAAAATAAACATTAtagaatttttatttatttaacctttatttaactaggcaagtcagttaagaacaagttcttattttcaatgacggcctaggaacagtgagttaactgccttgttcaggggcagaacaacagatttgtaccttgtcagcgcggtgattcaatcttgcaaactttcggttactagtccaacgccctgaccactaggctacgctgccgcccctcacAACTAGAGTCATccgcacaactggacagtttttgtgttgTGCATAACAtattctccctccaccctgtggTGGTATGGATGACTTGTAATTATGTCTCCAGAGAAACTTATATTCCGATAAAGGTCAGTTTTATTCAATTACTATAGGAGGAATGATGTGTTTCTGTCTGGGGTCAAAATGACCCCAAAGGAATTAGTTTAAAGTCCATACTGATACAGAGACACTGAGGAAAGATTAAAACACTGAGGAAAGAGCAACTACTTCTGTAGTATTAGTTAATTAatcaataaggcccgaggggttgtggtatatgcgCAATATACCACGGGAACgacgcaacgtggagtgccttgacacagcccttagccgtggtacattggccatatatcacaacccCCCCatggtgccttattgctgttataaactggttaccaacataattagaccagtaaaaatgcatgttttgccatacctgtggtatatggtctgatataccacggctgtcagccaattagcattcagggctcgaactacCCAGTTTATAGTAAGGTGTAACTAACTTTGTGTATAACAAAATGCGGTGTTCAGTTAGACTAGTCATTCCACTAGATGGTACTGCTGCTGTCATAAATACAGAGCACAGGAAGAAATACATGTATGTCTGGAATATACAATCAGAACTACACAGTACAATCAGAACTACACAGTACAATCAGAACTACACTGTACAATCAGAACTACACAATACAATCAGAACTACACAATACAATCAGAACTACACTGTACAATCAGAACTACATAGTACAATCAGAACTACACAGTACAATCAGAACTACACAGTACAATCAGAACTACACTGTACAATCAGAACTACACAATACAATCAGAACTACATAGTACAATCAGAACTACACAGTACAATTAGAACTACACAGTACAATCAGAACTACACAATACAATCAGAACTACATAGTACAATCAGAACTACACTACACAGTACAATCAGAACTACACAGTACAATCAGAACTACAAGTACAATCAGAACTACATAGTACAATCAGAACTACAGTACAATCAGAACTACACAGTACAATCAGAACTACATAGTACAATCAGAACTACACAGTACAATCAGAACTACATAGTACAATCAGAACTACATAGTACAATCAGAACTACTCAATCAGAACTACACAGTACAATCAGAACTACACAGTACAATCAGAACTACATAGTACAATCAGAACAATCAGAACTACATAGTACAATCAGAACTACACAGTACAATCAGAACTACACAGTACAATCAGAACTACATAGTACAATCAGAACTACACAGTACAATCAGAACTACACAGTACAATCAGAACTACACAGTACAATCAGAACTACACAATACAATCAGAACTACATAGTACAATCAGAACTACATAGTACAATCAGAACTACACAGTACAATCAGAACTACACAATACAATCAGAACTACACAGTACAATCAGAACTACATAGTACAATCAGAACTACATAGTACAATCAGAACTACACAGTACAATCAGAACTACATAGTACAATCAGAACTACATAGTACAATCAGAACTACATAGTACAATCAGAACTACATAGTACAATCAGGACTACACAATACAATCAGGACTACACAGTACAATCAGAACTACACAGTACAATCAGAACTACATAGTACAATCAGAAATATACAGTGCAAATCAGAAATATATCAAATACACTGAATTGACAAAACCTGCTCTTTCcagaacagactgaccaggtgaatcctggtgaaagatatgatcccttattgacgtcagttgttaaatccacttcaatcagtgtagatgaaggggaggagacgggttaaaggaggatttttaagccttgagacagttgagacatggattgtatatgtgtgccattcagagggtaaatgggcaagacgAAGGATTTAAGCGCCTTTGAACAGagtttggtagtaggtgccaggcgcaccggtttgagtgtgccaagaactgcaacgctgctgtgtttTCCACGCTCAACAGCTTGCTGTGTGTAtcgagaatggtccaccacccaaaggacatccagccaacctgacacaactgtaggaagcattggagtcaacatgggccagcctccctgtggaacgccttcgacaccttgtagagtccatgcccagagGATTGAGGCCGATCTGGGGGCGGAAgcgggtgcaactcaatattcggaaggtgttcctaatgttttgtacactcagggtaTATTTGAAATAAAACCTATGTTACTGTATGTACAACCCTATCTACAGTACCACCAGAAATATACAACATTTCAAAACATATTTCAAATAAATGTACATTAACATATTTACAACTTTTACCATTTCATAGTTTTTGTAAGATCCTCTCAGATTCCACTGTCCTTCGTGAAACACGGTATGTAGCTTTGAAGCGCAGGTACGACTCCAGACACCTGATAGCCACATCATCCACCTCAGGGTCAAACTTGTTAGCGATGAGGTGGTGATGTTGTAGGAGCCACCTGAGATCTCCAGCCCCGTAGACACAAATGGACCTCCTGTAGACACCCGAGCAGGGTGGATATGGGGCTCCGTTCCTCACATCTCCTTCCAGGGGACGCCACTTCACAATGCGCGCAATGGCGTTCATGTCTGATTCATGGTACTTGATGTGCGGAGGGTTAGATCCTGGCACAGAGGGCATGCGCTGCAGGGTGGCCCACAGGTGTTCATCAGGACTGTAGGTGTCCTTCTCCCACTCCAACAGCGCCCGGACCTCCTGAGACTTCATCACGTGACGGACAAAGGCCCTGGACACCAGGAAGTAGGCGTTGCCAGAAAACATAGGGGTGCTGATTGGAGGAGGGCTCTTCCTAACGTTCGTCTTGACCACCATGTTGCTGGTGATTTTGTGGTGAAACTGCCATCTGCTGTTTTTATAGTCGTCTGTGGTCTCTGACTCCATGCTGTTCCTACCGTTCTGCAGCTTGAGGGCCTGAACCATCTCAGCGTTGGTCTTAATGGGGAAGTCTGTTCCACAGGTGTTGATCAGGTACCTCCACTGGACAGGTGACTTCAGGAGATCCTCCATACAGTTCAGATCAGCCTGCACTCTGGACCAGGAGGCGTATACCACACTCTCTAACTTACTGGCCACAAACACATTAGTCAGACAGGACACGATGGCCCTCACTGCCGTCCTGAAGGCCTCCGATGACTTCTGGTCGATGTGGACGCAGTACACGTTCTGAGGAGTGTACAGGGCACGCAGGAGCCGCTCAAACATCTCAATGTTGTCGTGTATGACCATGGAGTAGGCGATGGGGAACTCCTTCTCCTCCTGACTGAGAGGAACGTTGATGAACTCTCTTTCTGTGATGTACCTCTGACAGTCCTGAGTCACGTTGTGGTAGAAGGCCTCTGACAGCAGCTGCTGTTTCTTCATGGTCTTCAGCAGGAGGCTGAGCTGCTTCCTCTCCAGACCGTCCAGGTCTCCCTGGATGATGGCTGAGCAGGCCGGCAGGTCGGCAGCGTAGTCCAGGGGCAGGAGGTCCAGAGCGGGGAGAGGACTCCTGTCAGAGACCGGCGGGCGTCTGAGAGCGGCCCACAGGAGCAGAGAGACGGATCCACTCAGGAGGATCAGAGAGAAGTTCTTGAAGAATCTCTGAGACCTGGACAACCGAACAGAAGCCATGACTAGTCCGTATAATCTTTCTATGTCCGGGTTCTCCTCAAAGAATGGAAGAGTTGCACTACGCCACCTTGTGGACTGGTTGCGCCactgtcatttaaaaaaacattatttgtaATCATTTAAGGCCTGGCACCACACCCGAATGGAGTATATCTTTGCTTTAGAGTGCAGGAAATGTCCTCCATCCCGCTGTACTCAGTAGCACCTCTTTGTTAAAAAAGATCCCTGGGAGAACCCTGTATGTGGTATTGCCTTTGTGGTATTAGTATCTATCAACACCACggctgaggaggaggagttgcACACTGCTGGGCAACAGAAGGATGTGTCTCACCAGCACCTCACAGCTCAAATAAAtgacacacacctctcacacacctccGTTTAAAAGGAAGAGGTGGAATCATTAACTCTAGTGGGCGTTGTCTGTGGGCATggtgtaaccactaggctaccctgccgtccctacact
Above is a window of Oncorhynchus keta strain PuntledgeMale-10-30-2019 unplaced genomic scaffold, Oket_V2 Un_contig_25643_pilon_pilon, whole genome shotgun sequence DNA encoding:
- the LOC118379833 gene encoding beta-1,3-galactosyl-O-glycosyl-glycoprotein beta-1,6-N-acetylglucosaminyltransferase 3-like; amino-acid sequence: MASVRLSRSQRFFKNFSLILLSGSVSLLLWAALRRPPVSDRSPLPALDLLPLDYAADLPACSAIIQGDLDGLERKQLSLLLKTMKKQQLLSEAFYHNVTQDCQRYITEREFINVPLSQEEKEFPIAYSMVIHDNIEMFERLLRALYTPQNVYCVHIDQKSSEAFRTAVRAIVSCLTNVFVASKLESVVYASWSRVQADLNCMEDLLKSPVQWRYLINTCGTDFPIKTNAEMVQALKLQNGRNSMESETTDDYKNSRWQFHHKITSNMVVKTNVRKSPPPISTPMFSGNAYFLVSRAFVRHVMKSQEVRALLEWEKDTYSPDEHLWATLQRMPSVPGSNPPHIKYHESDMNAIARIVKWRPLEGDVRNGAPYPPCSGVYRRSICVYGAGDLRWLLQHHHLIANKFDPEVDDVAIRCLESYLRFKATYRVSRRTVESERILQKL